The following coding sequences lie in one Phragmites australis chromosome 8, lpPhrAust1.1, whole genome shotgun sequence genomic window:
- the LOC133926111 gene encoding uncharacterized protein LOC133926111 — protein sequence MARSRRRRRHRRDQRPPCPDEPAPQEPAPREVAVAERPSKKTCHASSFTSTATSGPDVWADLLDSLLHQIIALLISFHDLLAFIATCRSWRAVLSSLPPSFSFSFPPLHLRPDIDYPHPHRSYIKYDLLSNFKWQLTDPAKRTSSLRCSAPQNLRGHMHYLGCSHGYLIFSNLEHCLLVDVYTGAAVRPPKLKSTGNHKIYYGILVAALNSPNSSLLLCSRSSMFQWQVGTKSWLEHPLPLDGEHILQIVFFKGEMFAMDFLERLRRIRLAPQLNAQEVAVVWEEDMVVGLNFKPWLVVHGDMLLLVDLSVSIDALSGFSGTFKVFRLDFSIEPAKWVKVENLGNNALFVSLDRRNPTFSCMSPERWGGKSNCIYVADVSEDSDEAWTVVELGQAVPSTTVCCSYRPEHIQAPRPNGHGKQPQNLWVLPSLVHGVGQ from the coding sequence GGAAGTTGCTGTTGCAGAAAGGCCCTCCAAGAAAACCTGCCATGCCTCAAGCTTTACCTCCACTGCTACATCGGGGCCTGATGTTTGGGCAGATCTCCTGGATAGCCTGCTTCATCAAATAATTGCCCTCCTTATCTCATTCCATGACCTCCTTGCTTTTATCGCCACCTGCCGCTCTTGGCGCGCTGTGCTCTCTTCCCTCCCGCCTTCATTTAGCTTTAGCTTCCCACCTCTCCACCTCCGACCAGATATTGATTATCCTCATCCCCATCGCAGCTACATCAAGTATGACCTTTTATCCAATTTCAAGTGGCAGCTCACTGATCCTGCAAAGCGAACCTCCTCCCTTCGCTGTTCAGCTCCCCAAAACCTTCGGGGCCACATGCACTATTTGGGCTGCTCACATGGTTATCTTATCTTCTCCAATTTGGAGCATTGCCTCCTTGTTGATGTGTACACTGGTGCTGCCGTGAGACCTCCCAAACTCAAATCCACTGGTAACCATAAAATCTACTATGGAATTCTTGTAGCTGCCCTCAACTCACCCAACTCGAGTCTCCTTCTTTGCTCGAGATCATCCATGTTCCAGTGGCAGGTTGGAACAAAATCTTGGTTGGAGCACCCTCTTCCTCTTGATGGCGAACACATCCTTCAAATCGTGTTCTTCAAAGGTGAGATGTTTGCCATGGACTTCCTTGAGAGGCTTCGCCGCATACGCTTGGCACCTCAGCTCAACGCGCAGGAAGTAGCAGTTGTCTGGGAAGAGGACATGGTTGTAGGCCTGAATTTTAAGCCATGGTTGGTGGTCCACGGTGACATGCTTCTTTTGGTTGACCTCTCAGTAAGCATTGATGCCTTATCTGGCTTCTCTGGAACCTTTAAAGTCTTCCGCCTCGACTTTTCAATTGAACCTGCTAAGTGGGTAAAGGTGGAGAATTTGGGAAACAATGCTCTCTTTGTTAGCCTTGATAGGAGAAATCCAACATTTTCTTGCATGAGCCCTGAAAGATGGGGAGGAAAGAGTAACTGTATTTACGTTGCCGACGTGTCTGAAGATTCTGATGAAGCTTGGACTGTGGTCGAGCTTGGTCAGGCAGTGCCTAGCACAACGGTGTGCTGTTCATACAGACCAGAACACATCCAGGCACCCAGACCCAATGGCCATGGCAAGCAACCACAAAATCTTTGGGTGCTCCCCAGTTTGGTTCATGGCGTTGGGCAGTGA